From Marivirga harenae, one genomic window encodes:
- a CDS encoding RNA polymerase sigma factor, whose protein sequence is MLKSQLPEENLDVCKESVFSELFAKYSKDLHNFLYYKFGEALNPKDVVQEAFVKLWNNCAKVSYPKAKSFLFTVANNHMLNDIAKNKTATKFRDIKPKSYTVESPEFILEEDEYMQTLQNAINSLSEDLRATFLLNRIDGKKHQEIADMLGISRKAVEKRIYKALSLIREKVDGL, encoded by the coding sequence ATGCTAAAAAGCCAACTGCCAGAAGAAAATCTAGATGTATGCAAGGAATCTGTATTCAGTGAACTATTTGCTAAATACTCAAAAGACTTACATAATTTTCTCTATTACAAATTTGGCGAAGCACTAAATCCTAAAGACGTAGTTCAGGAAGCTTTTGTTAAATTATGGAATAATTGCGCAAAGGTAAGTTACCCGAAAGCAAAGTCTTTTCTTTTTACAGTGGCAAATAATCATATGCTCAATGATATTGCAAAGAATAAAACAGCTACGAAATTCAGAGATATTAAGCCTAAAAGCTATACAGTAGAATCTCCAGAATTCATATTGGAGGAAGATGAGTACATGCAAACTTTACAAAATGCTATCAATTCCCTCAGTGAAGACTTAAGGGCAACTTTTTTACTCAATCGTATCGATGGTAAAAAGCATCAGGAAATCGCTGATATGTTGGGAATTTCACGTAAAGCAGTAGAAAAAAGGATATACAAAGCACTCAGTTTGATAAGAGAAAAAGTGGACGGGTTATAA